In Vibrio alginolyticus NBRC 15630 = ATCC 17749, the sequence CGCACCGCTTTAGTGTCAGACACTGCTTCGATTTGTTGCTCCATCTTTAGGAACTCAGTGATATCGATACCTTCTGCCTCTGCAACTGCTTCTTGAATGTTGCGGTGTTGCTGGTATGAGAACGTCAGTTCTTTGTCTTGGTCTTTGTAAGTGTAAAGAATGGTGCGAGCCATAGCTGTCTCTCTAAAAAGGTTTCTGTATTAAACAAAAAGGCCAGACTCGCTGACCTTTGAATTTCTAGTTTGAGCTAGATTCTGCCTTGAAGTGGGATAATTGTCACGCTTTCTCCCGCTTTTACTGTATCAATAGCTGGGGAGATTTCGATCAAACAGTTTGCCTCACTCATTGAGCGCAAAATACCAGAACCTTGCTTGCCTGTTGTACGAACGGTTAAACGGCCAGTTTCATCCAGTTCATAGACGCCACGGCTAAACTCGGTACGACCTTGTCGAGAGCGAAGGTTTTCAGTCGCGATGGCATTCACTTTCAGAGGCTTCCACCCTTGTTCGCCTTGCATCTTACGCAGTGCAGGCTCAACAAAGTTGATGAATGAAACCATCACGGCAACAGGGTTGCCCGGCAGACCAAAGAACGGCTTGTTGTTGATTTGACCAAACGCTAATGGACGTCCCGGACGCATATTGATTCGCCAAAAATCGATTTGACCAAGTTTATCCAAGGCAAGTTTGATGTAATCCGCATCACCAACAGATACGCCACCAGAAGTCATAACCACGTCTGCTTGAGCCGATGC encodes:
- a CDS encoding DUF2960 domain-containing protein, with translation MARTILYTYKDQDKELTFSYQQHRNIQEAVAEAEGIDITEFLKMEQQIEAVSDTKAVRNYRDNYFRKLGFSKITLAQKENLGVGKKNK